The proteins below come from a single Sander lucioperca isolate FBNREF2018 chromosome 20, SLUC_FBN_1.2, whole genome shotgun sequence genomic window:
- the brd1a gene encoding bromodomain-containing protein 1 isoform X5, whose product MKKKARQHRVTVPQRPPSPIQPSPNKQILTYAQAQRMVEFDVDGRLHRISVYDQLDVISDDDPMVQEMMECTSNKENAEKPQQVLLRSVRLKNNLEKRNAALGITGHGEGGGHLAAGNTGPKLQEPKFRTVEYNLPAVPKRSAAFYKYTEKTEEELDEETEYDMDEEDYAWLDLVNEKRRSEGVSQVSYNVFEFLVDRFEKELHLESLDQGSEKHAPIDEDAACCICMDGECHNSNAILFCDMCNVAVHQECYGVPYIPEGQWLCRHCLQLPTQPAGCILCPNKGGAVKKTDDDRWGHVVCALWVPEVGFSNTTFIEPIDGVSHIPSARWKLTCYLCKEKGVGACIQCHKANCYTAFHVSCAQKAGLFMKMEPIKEVRDSGEPTFSVKKTAYCGAHTPNGCIRRPLTVYDDAKPKNGLCKKVDKRRGVGKGQSKGKKKRSKCKKPESEAASPATVPTFPAHRLQTILNQVSVQKKKAFVELVLNYWTLKRQSRNGLPLIRRLQTSMQSQKNAQPVCSSRQIEEESRVLKDQLKEWHRLRHDLERARLLLELIRKREKLKREEIKLQETLLEIQLSPFSILLRALLDQLQTKDQAKIFTQPVDVNEVPDYLDHIKHPMDFSTMRQRIDAQAYNNFEQFENDFNLIIDNCMKYNSKDTYFYRTAVRLRDQGGSLLRKARRDVEKIGFDTESGMHLAEAPEIKAPTSFSWEDVDRLLAPANREHLSPDKQLQQLLEKFDLTCAMKSSPSRSKRLKLLKKTINDVRNEMSLKKVLPSHHHHHHHHHHSSSSTTPSTSASSSSAASHPELSKPKEERLKPNGHFPDDEGDKSLPPKLEHSDSIPPLIHSDRDPEPPTLKPIDAAPDCEDKHPSKRVKFDGEIPDLLPSAPRLNGYSHDSLPNSLLDRDVSVVATSTLAEPTGTVNRRTAVLFRKSKAASPHKPPRSGDEGADRLDRKEGEEEEEDEDGAQLGSKSFLSVVIPRLETLLHSKKRKHSGSRDGEEDGGGGEHEDEGESPVKRLDTGLSSGFLEVEEEKELEDSSRASRPVEPRRRCASESSISSCCSLPGSTSWSSEQAIISTRS is encoded by the exons ATGAAGAAGAAAGCTCGGCAGCACCGGGTTACGGTGCCGCAGAGGCCGCCATCTCCCATCCAGCCTTCTCCCAACAAGCAGATCCTGACTTACGCCCAGGCGCAGCGCATGGTGGAGTTCGATGTCGATGGCCGCCTCCATCGAATCAGCGTATACGACCAGCTGGACGTGATCTCGGATGATGACCCCATGGTGCAGGAGATGATGGAGTGCACCAGCAATAAGGAGAATGCTGAGAAACCGCAGCAGGTCCTCCTGAGGTCAGTCAGACTAAAAAACAACCTGGAGAAGAGAAACGCTGCATTGGGCATCACTGGCCATGGAGAGGGAGGTGGACATCTGGCCGCTGGTAATACCGGTCCAAAGCTTCAGGAGCCTAAATTTCGTACAGTGGAATATAATCTTCCAGCAGTTCCTAAGCGCTCAGCTGCCTTTTACAAATACACTGAGAAGACAGAGGAAGAGCTGGATGAGGAAACAGAGTATGACATGGATGAGGAAGACTATGCCTGGCTGGATTTGGTGAATGAAAAGCGGAGAAGCGAAGGGGTCAGTCAGGTCTCTTACAACGTCTTTGAGTTCCTCGTCGACCGCTTTGAGAAAGAGTTGCACTTGGAGAGTCTGGATCAAGGCAGTGAAAAGCACGCTCCCATCGATGAGGACGCCGCCTGCTGCATCTGCATGGATGGAGAGTGTCACAACAGCAACGCTATCCTGTTTTGTGATATGTGCAACGTGGCTGTGCACCAGGAATGTTACGGTGTACCTTACATTCCTGAGGGCCAGTGGCTCTGCAGACACTGCCTCCAGTTACCCACCCAGCCAGCAGGCTGCATCCTTTGCCCCAACAAGGGTGGAGCTGTGAAAAAGACAGACGATGACCGCTGGGGCCACGTGGTGTGCGCCCTCTGGGTCCCTGAGGTCGGCTTCTCCAACACCACCTTCATCGAACCCATTGATGGCGTCAGCCACATTCCTTCAGCCCGCTGGAAGCTCACCTGCTACCTCTGCAAGGAGAAAGGTGTTGGGGCTTGCATCCAGTGCCACAAAGCCAACTGTTACACCGCCTTCCATGTCAGTTGTGCCCAAAAGGCTGGCCTCTTTATGAAGATGGAGCCAATCAAAGAGGTAAGGGACAGCGGAGAGCCCACATTCTCTGTGAAAAAGACAGCCTACTGTGGAGCTCATACACCTAACGGGTGTATAAGGAGGCCTCTTACAGTATATGATGATGCCAAACCCAAAAACGGACTATGTAAGAAAGTGGACAAAAGGAGAGGCGTTGGTAAAGGACAGtcaaaaggaaagaagaagaggagtaAGTGTAAGAAACCTGAAAGTGAAGCTGCATCCCCTGCTACTGTGCCTACGTTTCCTGCTCACAG GTTACAAACCATTCTGAACCAGGTGTCAGTTCAGAAGAAGAAAGCCTTTGTGGAGCTGGTCCTGAATTACTGGACGCTAAAAAGGCAATCGAGGAATGGACTTCCCCTCATCAGACGCCTTCAGACAAGCATGCAGTCTCAGAAGAATGCGCAACCGGTTTGTTCATCT AGGCAGATTGAGGAGGAGAGCAGGGTACTGAAGGACCAGTTGAAGGAGTGGCATCGTCTCCGACATGACTTGGAGAGAGCCCGGCTGCTGCTTGAGCTAATCCGCAAGAGGGAGAAGCTCAAGAGGGAAGAG ATTAAACTGCAGGAGACCCTTCTAGAGATACAGTTGAGTCCATTCAGTATTTTGCTCAGAGCCCTCTTGGACCAGCTCCAGACAAAAGACCAGGCCAAGATCTTCACCCAGCCAGTTGATGTCAACGAG GTGCCCGACTACCTCGACCATATTAAGCACCCAATGGACTTCTCCACCATGCGGCAGCGCATCGATGCACAGGCCTACAACAACTTTGAGCAGTTTGAGAACGACTTCAACCTCATTATTGATAATTGCATGAAATATAACTCAAAGGACACCTATTTCTACCGGACTGCCGTCCGCCTCCGAGACCAGGGCGGGTCCCTGCTCAGAAAGGCTCGGCGAGATGTGGAGAAAATCGGCTTTGACACTGAAAGCGGCATGCATCTGGCTGAAGCGCCCGAAATCAAAGCACCAACATCCTTTTCTTGGGAGGACG TGGACCGCCTACTAGCGCCAGCCAATCGGGAGCATCTGTCTCCGGacaagcagctgcagcagctacTGGAGAAGTTTGACCTGACCTGTGCCATGAAGTCCAGCCCCTCCCGCAGCAAGCGCCTAAAGCTGCTCAAAAAGACCATCAACGATGTGCGCAATGAGATGAGCCTAAAGAAAGTCCTTCcctcccaccaccaccaccaccaccaccaccaccactcgTCTTCCTCCACAACTCCCTCCACATCGGCATCATCTTCATCAGCTGCCTCCCACCCAGAGTTGAGTAAACCTAAAGAAGAGAGATTGAAGCCCAATGGACATTTTCCAGATGATGAGG GAGATAAGTCTCTTCCTCCTAAACTGGAGCATTCCGACTCTATCCCCCCCCTCATCCACTCAGACAGAGACCCCGAGCCCCCCACCCTCAAACCAATCGACGCCGCACCAGACTGTGAAGACAAGCATCCCAGCAAGCGCGTGAAGTTCGATGGGGAGATACCAGACCTGCTCCCCTCCGCCCCACGCCTCAACGGCTACTCCCACGACAGCCTCCCGAACTCGTTGCTGGACAGAGATGTGAGCGTGGTGGCCACGTCCACCCTCGCAGAGCCCACGGGCACGGTTAACCGCCGGACGGCCGTGCTCTTCCGCAAGTCCAAGGCCGCCAGTCCCCACAAGCCCCCGAGGAGCGGAGACGAGGGGGCTGACAGACTCGACAGAAAAGAgggcgaggaggaggaggaagatgaagacGGCGCACAGCTGGGCTCCAAGTCCTTCCTGTCGGTGGTCATACCCCGGCTGGAGACGCTACTTCACAGCAAGAAGAGGAAGCACAGCGGCAGTAGAGACGGcgaggaggatggaggaggtggagagcaCGAAGACGAGGGAGAGTCCCCTGTGAAACGACTTGACACCG GCTTGTCAAGTGGTTTTCTGGAGgtggaagaggagaaggagctAGAAGACTCTAGTAGAGCCAGTAGACCGGTGGAGCCACGAAGACGCTGTGCCTCGGAGTCCTCCATCTCTTCATGTTGTAGTCTGCCAGGAAGCACCAG CTGGTCGTCAGAGCAAGCCATCATCAGCACCAGAAGTTGA
- the brd1a gene encoding bromodomain-containing protein 1 isoform X3: MKKKARQHRVTVPQRPPSPIQPSPNKQILTYAQAQRMVEFDVDGRLHRISVYDQLDVISDDDPMVQEMMECTSNKENAEKPQQVLLRSVRLKNNLEKRNAALGITGHGEGGGHLAAGNTGPKLQEPKFRTVEYNLPAVPKRSAAFYKYTEKTEEELDEETEYDMDEEDYAWLDLVNEKRRSEGVSQVSYNVFEFLVDRFEKELHLESLDQGSEKHAPIDEDAACCICMDGECHNSNAILFCDMCNVAVHQECYGVPYIPEGQWLCRHCLQLPTQPAGCILCPNKGGAVKKTDDDRWGHVVCALWVPEVGFSNTTFIEPIDGVSHIPSARWKLTCYLCKEKGVGACIQCHKANCYTAFHVSCAQKAGLFMKMEPIKEVRDSGEPTFSVKKTAYCGAHTPNGCIRRPLTVYDDAKPKNGLCKKVDKRRGVGKGQSKGKKKRSKCKKPESEAASPATVPTFPAHRLQTILNQVSVQKKKAFVELVLNYWTLKRQSRNGLPLIRRLQTSMQSQKNAQPVCSSRQIEEESRVLKDQLKEWHRLRHDLERARLLLELIRKREKLKREEIKLQETLLEIQLSPFSILLRALLDQLQTKDQAKIFTQPVDVNEVPDYLDHIKHPMDFSTMRQRIDAQAYNNFEQFENDFNLIIDNCMKYNSKDTYFYRTAVRLRDQGGSLLRKARRDVEKIGFDTESGMHLAEAPEIKAPTSFSWEDVDRLLAPANREHLSPDKQLQQLLEKFDLTCAMKSSPSRSKRLKLLKKTINDVRNEMSLKKVLPSHHHHHHHHHHSSSSTTPSTSASSSSAASHPELSKPKEERLKPNGHFPDDEGDKSLPPKLEHSDSIPPLIHSDRDPEPPTLKPIDAAPDCEDKHPSKRVKFDGEIPDLLPSAPRLNGYSHDSLPNSLLDRDVSVVATSTLAEPTGTVNRRTAVLFRKSKAASPHKPPRSGDEGADRLDRKEGEEEEEDEDGAQLGSKSFLSVVIPRLETLLHSKKRKHSGSRDGEEDGGGGEHEDEGESPVKRLDTGLSSGFLEVEEEKELEDSSRASRPVEPRRRCASESSISSCCSLPGSTSTILSLPKCGKGKPALVRRNTVDDKSELIACIETGNFAKAARIAADHRPPHAARGLPAQRGVHPHAPHGRAPHRRTDAVQSRRETLPRPLLRQQAQLAVAS, from the exons ATGAAGAAGAAAGCTCGGCAGCACCGGGTTACGGTGCCGCAGAGGCCGCCATCTCCCATCCAGCCTTCTCCCAACAAGCAGATCCTGACTTACGCCCAGGCGCAGCGCATGGTGGAGTTCGATGTCGATGGCCGCCTCCATCGAATCAGCGTATACGACCAGCTGGACGTGATCTCGGATGATGACCCCATGGTGCAGGAGATGATGGAGTGCACCAGCAATAAGGAGAATGCTGAGAAACCGCAGCAGGTCCTCCTGAGGTCAGTCAGACTAAAAAACAACCTGGAGAAGAGAAACGCTGCATTGGGCATCACTGGCCATGGAGAGGGAGGTGGACATCTGGCCGCTGGTAATACCGGTCCAAAGCTTCAGGAGCCTAAATTTCGTACAGTGGAATATAATCTTCCAGCAGTTCCTAAGCGCTCAGCTGCCTTTTACAAATACACTGAGAAGACAGAGGAAGAGCTGGATGAGGAAACAGAGTATGACATGGATGAGGAAGACTATGCCTGGCTGGATTTGGTGAATGAAAAGCGGAGAAGCGAAGGGGTCAGTCAGGTCTCTTACAACGTCTTTGAGTTCCTCGTCGACCGCTTTGAGAAAGAGTTGCACTTGGAGAGTCTGGATCAAGGCAGTGAAAAGCACGCTCCCATCGATGAGGACGCCGCCTGCTGCATCTGCATGGATGGAGAGTGTCACAACAGCAACGCTATCCTGTTTTGTGATATGTGCAACGTGGCTGTGCACCAGGAATGTTACGGTGTACCTTACATTCCTGAGGGCCAGTGGCTCTGCAGACACTGCCTCCAGTTACCCACCCAGCCAGCAGGCTGCATCCTTTGCCCCAACAAGGGTGGAGCTGTGAAAAAGACAGACGATGACCGCTGGGGCCACGTGGTGTGCGCCCTCTGGGTCCCTGAGGTCGGCTTCTCCAACACCACCTTCATCGAACCCATTGATGGCGTCAGCCACATTCCTTCAGCCCGCTGGAAGCTCACCTGCTACCTCTGCAAGGAGAAAGGTGTTGGGGCTTGCATCCAGTGCCACAAAGCCAACTGTTACACCGCCTTCCATGTCAGTTGTGCCCAAAAGGCTGGCCTCTTTATGAAGATGGAGCCAATCAAAGAGGTAAGGGACAGCGGAGAGCCCACATTCTCTGTGAAAAAGACAGCCTACTGTGGAGCTCATACACCTAACGGGTGTATAAGGAGGCCTCTTACAGTATATGATGATGCCAAACCCAAAAACGGACTATGTAAGAAAGTGGACAAAAGGAGAGGCGTTGGTAAAGGACAGtcaaaaggaaagaagaagaggagtaAGTGTAAGAAACCTGAAAGTGAAGCTGCATCCCCTGCTACTGTGCCTACGTTTCCTGCTCACAG GTTACAAACCATTCTGAACCAGGTGTCAGTTCAGAAGAAGAAAGCCTTTGTGGAGCTGGTCCTGAATTACTGGACGCTAAAAAGGCAATCGAGGAATGGACTTCCCCTCATCAGACGCCTTCAGACAAGCATGCAGTCTCAGAAGAATGCGCAACCGGTTTGTTCATCT AGGCAGATTGAGGAGGAGAGCAGGGTACTGAAGGACCAGTTGAAGGAGTGGCATCGTCTCCGACATGACTTGGAGAGAGCCCGGCTGCTGCTTGAGCTAATCCGCAAGAGGGAGAAGCTCAAGAGGGAAGAG ATTAAACTGCAGGAGACCCTTCTAGAGATACAGTTGAGTCCATTCAGTATTTTGCTCAGAGCCCTCTTGGACCAGCTCCAGACAAAAGACCAGGCCAAGATCTTCACCCAGCCAGTTGATGTCAACGAG GTGCCCGACTACCTCGACCATATTAAGCACCCAATGGACTTCTCCACCATGCGGCAGCGCATCGATGCACAGGCCTACAACAACTTTGAGCAGTTTGAGAACGACTTCAACCTCATTATTGATAATTGCATGAAATATAACTCAAAGGACACCTATTTCTACCGGACTGCCGTCCGCCTCCGAGACCAGGGCGGGTCCCTGCTCAGAAAGGCTCGGCGAGATGTGGAGAAAATCGGCTTTGACACTGAAAGCGGCATGCATCTGGCTGAAGCGCCCGAAATCAAAGCACCAACATCCTTTTCTTGGGAGGACG TGGACCGCCTACTAGCGCCAGCCAATCGGGAGCATCTGTCTCCGGacaagcagctgcagcagctacTGGAGAAGTTTGACCTGACCTGTGCCATGAAGTCCAGCCCCTCCCGCAGCAAGCGCCTAAAGCTGCTCAAAAAGACCATCAACGATGTGCGCAATGAGATGAGCCTAAAGAAAGTCCTTCcctcccaccaccaccaccaccaccaccaccaccactcgTCTTCCTCCACAACTCCCTCCACATCGGCATCATCTTCATCAGCTGCCTCCCACCCAGAGTTGAGTAAACCTAAAGAAGAGAGATTGAAGCCCAATGGACATTTTCCAGATGATGAGG GAGATAAGTCTCTTCCTCCTAAACTGGAGCATTCCGACTCTATCCCCCCCCTCATCCACTCAGACAGAGACCCCGAGCCCCCCACCCTCAAACCAATCGACGCCGCACCAGACTGTGAAGACAAGCATCCCAGCAAGCGCGTGAAGTTCGATGGGGAGATACCAGACCTGCTCCCCTCCGCCCCACGCCTCAACGGCTACTCCCACGACAGCCTCCCGAACTCGTTGCTGGACAGAGATGTGAGCGTGGTGGCCACGTCCACCCTCGCAGAGCCCACGGGCACGGTTAACCGCCGGACGGCCGTGCTCTTCCGCAAGTCCAAGGCCGCCAGTCCCCACAAGCCCCCGAGGAGCGGAGACGAGGGGGCTGACAGACTCGACAGAAAAGAgggcgaggaggaggaggaagatgaagacGGCGCACAGCTGGGCTCCAAGTCCTTCCTGTCGGTGGTCATACCCCGGCTGGAGACGCTACTTCACAGCAAGAAGAGGAAGCACAGCGGCAGTAGAGACGGcgaggaggatggaggaggtggagagcaCGAAGACGAGGGAGAGTCCCCTGTGAAACGACTTGACACCG GCTTGTCAAGTGGTTTTCTGGAGgtggaagaggagaaggagctAGAAGACTCTAGTAGAGCCAGTAGACCGGTGGAGCCACGAAGACGCTGTGCCTCGGAGTCCTCCATCTCTTCATGTTGTAGTCTGCCAGGAAGCACCAG cACTATTCTCAGTCTTCCAAAATGTGGGAAAGGGAAACCCGCCTTGGTCCGGAGAAACACTGTGGACGATAAGAGCGAATTAATCGCCTGCATCGAAACCGGGAATTTTGCAAAAGCTGCACGAATCGCTGCTG ATCATCGACCCCCACATGCCGCGCGTGGGCTGCCAGCACAACGGGGTGTCCATCCCCATGCCCCCCATGGACGTGCTCCGCATCGGAGAACAGATGCAGTACAAAGCCGAAGAGAAACTCTACCTCGTCCTCTTCTTCGACAACAAGCGCAGCTG gCAGTGGCTTCCTAG
- the brd1a gene encoding bromodomain-containing protein 1 isoform X4, producing MKKKARQHRVTVPQRPPSPIQPSPNKQILTYAQAQRMVEFDVDGRLHRISVYDQLDVISDDDPMVQEMMECTSNKENAEKPQQVLLRSVRLKNNLEKRNAALGITGHGEGGGHLAAGNTGPKLQEPKFRTVEYNLPAVPKRSAAFYKYTEKTEEELDEETEYDMDEEDYAWLDLVNEKRRSEGVSQVSYNVFEFLVDRFEKELHLESLDQGSEKHAPIDEDAACCICMDGECHNSNAILFCDMCNVAVHQECYGVPYIPEGQWLCRHCLQLPTQPAGCILCPNKGGAVKKTDDDRWGHVVCALWVPEVGFSNTTFIEPIDGVSHIPSARWKLTCYLCKEKGVGACIQCHKANCYTAFHVSCAQKAGLFMKMEPIKEVRDSGEPTFSVKKTAYCGAHTPNGCIRRPLTVYDDAKPKNGLCKKVDKRRGVGKGQSKGKKKRSKCKKPESEAASPATVPTFPAHRLQTILNQVSVQKKKAFVELVLNYWTLKRQSRNGLPLIRRLQTSMQSQKNAQPVCSSRQIEEESRVLKDQLKEWHRLRHDLERARLLLELIRKREKLKREEIKLQETLLEIQLSPFSILLRALLDQLQTKDQAKIFTQPVDVNEVPDYLDHIKHPMDFSTMRQRIDAQAYNNFEQFENDFNLIIDNCMKYNSKDTYFYRTAVRLRDQGGSLLRKARRDVEKIGFDTESGMHLAEAPEIKAPTSFSWEDVDRLLAPANREHLSPDKQLQQLLEKFDLTCAMKSSPSRSKRLKLLKKTINDVRNEMSLKKVLPSHHHHHHHHHHSSSSTTPSTSASSSSAASHPELSKPKEERLKPNGHFPDDEGDKSLPPKLEHSDSIPPLIHSDRDPEPPTLKPIDAAPDCEDKHPSKRVKFDGEIPDLLPSAPRLNGYSHDSLPNSLLDRDVSVVATSTLAEPTGTVNRRTAVLFRKSKAASPHKPPRSGDEGADRLDRKEGEEEEEDEDGAQLGSKSFLSVVIPRLETLLHSKKRKHSGSRDGEEDGGGGEHEDEGESPVKRLDTGLSSGFLEVEEEKELEDSSRASRPVEPRRRCASESSISSCCSLPGSTSTILSLPKCGKGKPALVRRNTVDDKSELIACIETGNFAKAARIAAVPLHPFPAIDGAKTPRAQMRKTRKR from the exons ATGAAGAAGAAAGCTCGGCAGCACCGGGTTACGGTGCCGCAGAGGCCGCCATCTCCCATCCAGCCTTCTCCCAACAAGCAGATCCTGACTTACGCCCAGGCGCAGCGCATGGTGGAGTTCGATGTCGATGGCCGCCTCCATCGAATCAGCGTATACGACCAGCTGGACGTGATCTCGGATGATGACCCCATGGTGCAGGAGATGATGGAGTGCACCAGCAATAAGGAGAATGCTGAGAAACCGCAGCAGGTCCTCCTGAGGTCAGTCAGACTAAAAAACAACCTGGAGAAGAGAAACGCTGCATTGGGCATCACTGGCCATGGAGAGGGAGGTGGACATCTGGCCGCTGGTAATACCGGTCCAAAGCTTCAGGAGCCTAAATTTCGTACAGTGGAATATAATCTTCCAGCAGTTCCTAAGCGCTCAGCTGCCTTTTACAAATACACTGAGAAGACAGAGGAAGAGCTGGATGAGGAAACAGAGTATGACATGGATGAGGAAGACTATGCCTGGCTGGATTTGGTGAATGAAAAGCGGAGAAGCGAAGGGGTCAGTCAGGTCTCTTACAACGTCTTTGAGTTCCTCGTCGACCGCTTTGAGAAAGAGTTGCACTTGGAGAGTCTGGATCAAGGCAGTGAAAAGCACGCTCCCATCGATGAGGACGCCGCCTGCTGCATCTGCATGGATGGAGAGTGTCACAACAGCAACGCTATCCTGTTTTGTGATATGTGCAACGTGGCTGTGCACCAGGAATGTTACGGTGTACCTTACATTCCTGAGGGCCAGTGGCTCTGCAGACACTGCCTCCAGTTACCCACCCAGCCAGCAGGCTGCATCCTTTGCCCCAACAAGGGTGGAGCTGTGAAAAAGACAGACGATGACCGCTGGGGCCACGTGGTGTGCGCCCTCTGGGTCCCTGAGGTCGGCTTCTCCAACACCACCTTCATCGAACCCATTGATGGCGTCAGCCACATTCCTTCAGCCCGCTGGAAGCTCACCTGCTACCTCTGCAAGGAGAAAGGTGTTGGGGCTTGCATCCAGTGCCACAAAGCCAACTGTTACACCGCCTTCCATGTCAGTTGTGCCCAAAAGGCTGGCCTCTTTATGAAGATGGAGCCAATCAAAGAGGTAAGGGACAGCGGAGAGCCCACATTCTCTGTGAAAAAGACAGCCTACTGTGGAGCTCATACACCTAACGGGTGTATAAGGAGGCCTCTTACAGTATATGATGATGCCAAACCCAAAAACGGACTATGTAAGAAAGTGGACAAAAGGAGAGGCGTTGGTAAAGGACAGtcaaaaggaaagaagaagaggagtaAGTGTAAGAAACCTGAAAGTGAAGCTGCATCCCCTGCTACTGTGCCTACGTTTCCTGCTCACAG GTTACAAACCATTCTGAACCAGGTGTCAGTTCAGAAGAAGAAAGCCTTTGTGGAGCTGGTCCTGAATTACTGGACGCTAAAAAGGCAATCGAGGAATGGACTTCCCCTCATCAGACGCCTTCAGACAAGCATGCAGTCTCAGAAGAATGCGCAACCGGTTTGTTCATCT AGGCAGATTGAGGAGGAGAGCAGGGTACTGAAGGACCAGTTGAAGGAGTGGCATCGTCTCCGACATGACTTGGAGAGAGCCCGGCTGCTGCTTGAGCTAATCCGCAAGAGGGAGAAGCTCAAGAGGGAAGAG ATTAAACTGCAGGAGACCCTTCTAGAGATACAGTTGAGTCCATTCAGTATTTTGCTCAGAGCCCTCTTGGACCAGCTCCAGACAAAAGACCAGGCCAAGATCTTCACCCAGCCAGTTGATGTCAACGAG GTGCCCGACTACCTCGACCATATTAAGCACCCAATGGACTTCTCCACCATGCGGCAGCGCATCGATGCACAGGCCTACAACAACTTTGAGCAGTTTGAGAACGACTTCAACCTCATTATTGATAATTGCATGAAATATAACTCAAAGGACACCTATTTCTACCGGACTGCCGTCCGCCTCCGAGACCAGGGCGGGTCCCTGCTCAGAAAGGCTCGGCGAGATGTGGAGAAAATCGGCTTTGACACTGAAAGCGGCATGCATCTGGCTGAAGCGCCCGAAATCAAAGCACCAACATCCTTTTCTTGGGAGGACG TGGACCGCCTACTAGCGCCAGCCAATCGGGAGCATCTGTCTCCGGacaagcagctgcagcagctacTGGAGAAGTTTGACCTGACCTGTGCCATGAAGTCCAGCCCCTCCCGCAGCAAGCGCCTAAAGCTGCTCAAAAAGACCATCAACGATGTGCGCAATGAGATGAGCCTAAAGAAAGTCCTTCcctcccaccaccaccaccaccaccaccaccaccactcgTCTTCCTCCACAACTCCCTCCACATCGGCATCATCTTCATCAGCTGCCTCCCACCCAGAGTTGAGTAAACCTAAAGAAGAGAGATTGAAGCCCAATGGACATTTTCCAGATGATGAGG GAGATAAGTCTCTTCCTCCTAAACTGGAGCATTCCGACTCTATCCCCCCCCTCATCCACTCAGACAGAGACCCCGAGCCCCCCACCCTCAAACCAATCGACGCCGCACCAGACTGTGAAGACAAGCATCCCAGCAAGCGCGTGAAGTTCGATGGGGAGATACCAGACCTGCTCCCCTCCGCCCCACGCCTCAACGGCTACTCCCACGACAGCCTCCCGAACTCGTTGCTGGACAGAGATGTGAGCGTGGTGGCCACGTCCACCCTCGCAGAGCCCACGGGCACGGTTAACCGCCGGACGGCCGTGCTCTTCCGCAAGTCCAAGGCCGCCAGTCCCCACAAGCCCCCGAGGAGCGGAGACGAGGGGGCTGACAGACTCGACAGAAAAGAgggcgaggaggaggaggaagatgaagacGGCGCACAGCTGGGCTCCAAGTCCTTCCTGTCGGTGGTCATACCCCGGCTGGAGACGCTACTTCACAGCAAGAAGAGGAAGCACAGCGGCAGTAGAGACGGcgaggaggatggaggaggtggagagcaCGAAGACGAGGGAGAGTCCCCTGTGAAACGACTTGACACCG GCTTGTCAAGTGGTTTTCTGGAGgtggaagaggagaaggagctAGAAGACTCTAGTAGAGCCAGTAGACCGGTGGAGCCACGAAGACGCTGTGCCTCGGAGTCCTCCATCTCTTCATGTTGTAGTCTGCCAGGAAGCACCAG cACTATTCTCAGTCTTCCAAAATGTGGGAAAGGGAAACCCGCCTTGGTCCGGAGAAACACTGTGGACGATAAGAGCGAATTAATCGCCTGCATCGAAACCGGGAATTTTGCAAAAGCTGCACGAATCGCTGCTG TGCCGTTACATCCATTCCCTGCAATTGATGGTGCAAAGACGCCGAGAGCGCAGATGCGGAAGAcccggaaacgctga